In Thermodesulfobium sp. 4217-1, the following proteins share a genomic window:
- a CDS encoding type II toxin-antitoxin system HicA family toxin yields the protein MPKLPSLTSQKVIYILQKKGFILERTKGSHHIYINLETKRMVVVPFHKKDLLNGTLLEILKQSGISKEELEKLI from the coding sequence ATGCCTAAACTGCCTTCATTAACTTCTCAGAAGGTGATATATATTCTTCAAAAAAAAGGATTTATACTTGAGAGAACAAAGGGGAGTCATCATATCTATATAAATTTAGAAACTAAAAGAATGGTAGTTGTGCCGTTTCATAAAAAAGACCTGCTAAATGGGACGCTTCTTGAGATATTAAAACAGTCAGGTATAAGCAAAGAAGAACTAGAAAAATTGATTTAG
- the lpdA gene encoding dihydrolipoyl dehydrogenase, whose translation MMVENKFDVIVLGAGPAGYECALYLGERGKRVCLVDKSEEHIGGTCLNEGCIPVKSLVESAHLIQRMKEYKGVFDINFNVEYANAVKLLDEQKSQLRQGVISRLKKSKIDMVFGKGTLIGKNAVRVGDADYFADNIVLSTGSYPKSLPGLVIDEKKIISSSGLLRLKCLPKDILIVGGGYVGCEFASLLNYLGSNVTIVEFLPKIMGFEDEEVSRTLLREFKKRNISVNTNSEIVDVQNKDEKISVSFKNRQNDSVKDVSVDLILVSVGRGANTKDLNLEVVSAKTERDFIVVEKDFSINNSCVYAVGDIIKTPMLANVATREGIFVARGITGEPRNLNYDLLPRVVFTDPGVGCIGFTEEDLKSKGISYKTYKAFFKGNGKALIMGQNSGFFKALTSEDGAILGAMFIGPMAYELIHIVAVAMKSSISIAELNDIIYGHPTLSEIIFNAVL comes from the coding sequence ATGATGGTGGAAAATAAATTTGATGTTATTGTACTTGGCGCAGGTCCAGCTGGGTATGAGTGCGCGCTCTATCTGGGCGAAAGAGGCAAAAGAGTATGTCTTGTAGATAAATCCGAGGAACATATTGGCGGGACGTGTCTGAATGAAGGATGTATTCCAGTAAAGTCATTGGTTGAAAGTGCCCATTTAATTCAGAGAATGAAAGAATACAAGGGCGTTTTCGATATAAATTTTAATGTCGAATATGCTAATGCAGTAAAACTCTTAGATGAACAAAAGTCTCAGTTAAGACAGGGAGTAATCTCAAGGCTGAAAAAGTCAAAGATTGATATGGTTTTTGGTAAAGGGACATTGATTGGCAAAAATGCCGTAAGAGTAGGAGATGCTGATTATTTTGCTGATAATATAGTCTTATCAACTGGCTCATATCCAAAGAGCCTTCCAGGTCTGGTGATTGATGAGAAGAAGATTATTTCAAGCAGCGGTCTCTTAAGGCTGAAATGCCTGCCAAAGGATATCCTTATCGTAGGCGGGGGTTATGTGGGCTGTGAATTTGCATCCTTACTAAATTATTTGGGATCAAACGTAACAATTGTCGAGTTTTTGCCAAAAATAATGGGTTTTGAAGACGAAGAGGTTTCGCGCACCCTTCTTAGAGAATTTAAAAAGAGAAATATTTCTGTGAATACCAATTCAGAGATTGTGGATGTCCAAAATAAAGATGAAAAGATTTCGGTTAGTTTTAAAAACAGACAAAATGATTCTGTTAAAGACGTTTCAGTAGATCTGATCCTGGTCTCAGTTGGAAGGGGAGCTAACACAAAGGATCTGAATTTGGAAGTAGTTAGCGCAAAAACTGAAAGAGATTTCATAGTTGTAGAGAAAGACTTTAGCATAAACAACAGCTGCGTATATGCCGTGGGAGATATAATAAAAACTCCTATGCTTGCTAATGTGGCTACAAGAGAGGGCATATTTGTAGCAAGGGGGATAACTGGAGAACCAAGAAATTTAAACTATGATCTTTTGCCAAGGGTTGTATTTACCGATCCTGGTGTAGGGTGCATTGGGTTTACCGAAGAGGATCTAAAGTCAAAGGGCATTTCTTACAAGACTTACAAGGCATTTTTCAAGGGCAATGGAAAGGCCCTTATTATGGGTCAAAATTCAGGGTTTTTTAAAGCCCTTACTTCTGAAGATGGAGCGATACTGGGTGCTATGTTCATTGGTCCTATGGCCTATGAGTTAATTCATATTGTCGCAGTTGCGATGAAAAGCAGCATAAGCATTGCTGAGCTTAATGACATAATATATGGTCATCCTACTCTTTCTGAGATAATCTTTAACGCAGTTTTGTAA
- the lipA gene encoding lipoyl synthase: protein MVLKKKPIWLHNKVCQKTENYTRSLLKDLDLHTVCEEARCPNISECFGKGHATFLIMGDVCTRACEFCNVKKAKSGNLLNPLDPGEPERISQAVQRMNLSHVVITSPTRDDVFDGGALHFANTIKEIRNSMPDTTIEVLVPDFKADIDSIKTVLDSEPEIFGHNVETVPRLYSIRKGASFERSLSVLEIAKKMSPNMYTKTGIMLGLGETFDELKEVFDKLIKIKCDFLSMGQYLQPGLNNIEVSEYVHPDKFQEIKDIAKEFGFKHVESAPYVRSSYNAQKYLSYEEYDGGK, encoded by the coding sequence ATGGTATTGAAAAAGAAACCTATTTGGCTTCATAATAAGGTTTGTCAAAAAACAGAAAACTATACAAGATCTTTGCTAAAAGATTTAGATTTGCACACGGTGTGCGAAGAGGCAAGGTGCCCAAATATTTCTGAGTGTTTTGGAAAGGGGCATGCGACCTTCTTAATTATGGGCGATGTGTGCACAAGAGCGTGCGAATTTTGTAATGTTAAAAAGGCTAAGTCTGGAAATTTGCTAAATCCTTTGGATCCTGGTGAGCCTGAAAGGATATCTCAGGCAGTTCAGAGAATGAATCTCTCTCATGTGGTTATCACTTCACCCACGAGAGACGATGTCTTTGACGGTGGGGCGTTGCACTTTGCAAACACTATAAAAGAGATTAGAAATTCTATGCCAGATACTACAATTGAAGTATTGGTGCCCGACTTTAAGGCTGATATAGATTCTATAAAAACAGTATTGGATTCAGAACCTGAGATCTTTGGTCACAACGTAGAAACAGTTCCAAGGCTTTATTCTATAAGGAAGGGCGCATCGTTCGAGAGGTCCTTAAGCGTTTTAGAAATTGCAAAAAAGATGTCGCCAAATATGTATACAAAAACCGGAATAATGCTTGGCCTGGGAGAAACATTTGATGAATTGAAAGAAGTTTTTGATAAACTTATTAAAATCAAATGCGACTTTCTTAGTATGGGACAATATCTTCAACCAGGGCTGAACAATATAGAGGTCTCTGAATACGTTCATCCCGACAAATTTCAAGAAATAAAAGATATTGCAAAAGAATTTGGGTTTAAACATGTTGAAAGTGCCCCTTATGTGAGAAGCTCTTACAACGCGCAAAAATATTTATCTTATGAGGAGTATGATGGTGGAAAATAA
- a CDS encoding lipoate--protein ligase family protein, with the protein MSNKSFRFIVSSPLSGDYNMAIDEALYLTFLKKREPVIRFYFWSPSVLSVGRFQKISDINKVFLSKEEGSFVRRLTGGNALYHHEEISYSIVCSQEHLGNLSVIDSYKKLTSFVLDFYNSLNLNAKWACECEDKRSSENPILCYQGKEKYDIVIDGQKVGGNAQKRSHDVIFQHGSIPIKSRKNLSKLYESGKSLQDWIGDISYENTVKGLASSFSKEMKAELNFCEPTKNEIKLSSLLREKKYLSESWNCDGIEKETYLAS; encoded by the coding sequence TTGTCTAATAAGAGCTTTAGGTTTATAGTTTCGTCGCCATTAAGCGGTGATTACAATATGGCTATTGACGAGGCTTTGTATCTAACCTTTCTAAAGAAAAGAGAACCTGTAATAAGATTTTATTTTTGGAGTCCCTCAGTGCTTTCTGTGGGTAGATTTCAGAAAATATCTGATATTAACAAGGTCTTCTTATCTAAAGAAGAAGGATCTTTCGTTAGAAGACTAACCGGGGGGAATGCTCTATATCATCATGAGGAAATTTCATATTCTATAGTTTGTTCCCAGGAGCATTTAGGCAACCTATCTGTAATTGATTCTTATAAAAAGTTGACTTCTTTCGTTTTAGACTTTTATAATTCTTTAAATTTAAATGCAAAATGGGCTTGCGAGTGTGAGGATAAAAGGTCAAGCGAAAACCCAATATTGTGTTATCAGGGAAAAGAAAAATACGATATTGTAATAGATGGACAAAAAGTTGGCGGCAATGCTCAGAAGCGCTCTCATGACGTGATATTTCAACACGGATCTATTCCTATAAAAAGTAGAAAAAACCTTTCTAAATTGTACGAAAGCGGTAAGTCACTTCAGGATTGGATCGGTGACATCTCTTATGAGAACACTGTTAAAGGGCTTGCGTCTTCGTTTAGCAAAGAGATGAAGGCAGAGCTAAATTTTTGTGAACCAACAAAAAACGAGATTAAACTCTCCTCCCTCCTAAGGGAGAAAAAATATTTATCTGAAAGCTGGAATTGTGATGGTATTGAAAAAGAAACCTATTTGGCTTCATAA
- a CDS encoding 4Fe-4S dicluster domain-containing protein, translating into MERVAYMYDSSKCMGCRGCQSICKEWNDQKTDPTTFNGVYTNPPSLNPDTRMIIKFYDTFTPDPNFNFLKYQCFHCGDPACVKACPSGALFQAENGIVAFDENKCIACGYCHSACPFGIPQIGKVINKCDMCYSRVMEGSESDKTSTPACVKSCPAGALTFGKRNDLVEQGKKKVEILKNKGYTEANLYGENILGGLGVLAILKYSPEKYGLPKEPTFPNDIGLWKGILHPLGVIMLGGAAGFVVLHRALNLGKKGGDQ; encoded by the coding sequence ATGGAAAGAGTGGCCTATATGTACGATTCTTCTAAGTGTATGGGTTGTAGGGGGTGCCAGAGTATTTGTAAGGAATGGAACGATCAAAAAACCGATCCTACAACTTTTAATGGGGTATATACCAATCCTCCCAGTCTAAATCCTGATACCAGGATGATTATAAAATTTTATGACACATTTACTCCTGATCCAAATTTTAACTTTTTAAAATATCAGTGTTTCCATTGCGGAGATCCTGCATGTGTAAAGGCATGTCCAAGCGGAGCTCTTTTTCAGGCAGAAAACGGCATAGTAGCATTTGATGAAAACAAGTGTATAGCATGTGGATACTGTCATAGTGCCTGTCCATTTGGGATTCCGCAAATTGGAAAAGTGATAAACAAATGCGATATGTGTTATTCAAGGGTTATGGAGGGTTCTGAATCTGATAAAACTTCTACACCTGCCTGTGTAAAGAGCTGCCCTGCGGGCGCACTTACTTTTGGGAAAAGAAATGATTTGGTTGAGCAAGGCAAGAAAAAGGTTGAAATTTTGAAAAATAAAGGCTACACAGAAGCAAATCTTTATGGAGAAAATATTCTTGGGGGATTAGGAGTTCTGGCTATACTAAAGTATTCTCCTGAAAAATATGGTCTTCCAAAGGAACCTACATTTCCTAATGATATTGGTTTGTGGAAAGGCATATTACATCCTTTAGGAGTAATAATGTTAGGAGGCGCAGCTGGTTTTGTCGTGCTTCATAGAGCGCTTAACCTGGGGAAAAAGGGAGGTGATCAATAA
- a CDS encoding type II toxin-antitoxin system HicB family antitoxin: MRVLNYRIFLRREPEGGYTVTVPSLPGCVTYGDTLDNAVLMAKEAIELYIETLDSHGEDIPLEDNIFETTVAVESNA; encoded by the coding sequence ATGAGGGTTTTAAATTATCGTATATTTCTGAGAAGGGAGCCTGAAGGTGGTTACACGGTAACAGTTCCGTCGTTGCCAGGCTGTGTAACTTATGGTGATACATTAGACAATGCGGTGTTGATGGCAAAGGAGGCAATTGAGCTTTATATAGAAACCCTTGATTCTCATGGCGAAGATATACCGTTGGAAGATAACATATTTGAGACTACAGTCGCTGTAGAATCTAATGCCTAA
- a CDS encoding cytochrome b/b6 domain-containing protein produces the protein MAVEKIEKHKKNTRIFHWLHLITFIVMLWTGISLFYPWTNVLGMTFGSLRNAAFIHKYLGWFYVVLPIIYVSWNFKLFSNFFKTISTFTPEDKKWLSVLGGYLHPIIKTDEVPPQGKYNAGQKLLGWIIIVFSILLGITGLVMFYYALFPGLLVRTAIIVHVFCGTFLGAAVIVHFYLAAVNPTSNKELGTMLGSGMIEEDYVKHHNALWYEDLKK, from the coding sequence ATGGCTGTAGAAAAGATTGAAAAACATAAGAAAAATACGAGGATATTTCACTGGTTGCACTTAATAACATTTATAGTAATGCTCTGGACTGGAATTTCTTTGTTTTATCCTTGGACCAATGTACTAGGTATGACTTTTGGCAGTCTTAGAAATGCAGCATTTATTCACAAATATCTTGGGTGGTTTTATGTGGTTCTTCCGATAATTTATGTTTCCTGGAACTTCAAGCTATTTTCAAACTTTTTCAAAACTATTAGCACATTTACGCCCGAAGACAAGAAATGGTTATCTGTACTGGGTGGTTATTTGCATCCCATAATAAAGACTGATGAAGTTCCTCCACAAGGCAAATACAATGCGGGGCAAAAACTCTTGGGTTGGATAATAATTGTTTTTTCAATTTTACTGGGCATTACAGGGTTGGTTATGTTTTATTATGCGCTATTCCCTGGTTTATTGGTTCGAACGGCTATAATAGTTCACGTATTTTGTGGCACATTTTTAGGGGCTGCTGTGATTGTGCACTTTTACCTTGCTGCGGTTAATCCTACATCAAACAAAGAGTTGGGGACTATGCTTGGCAGTGGTATGATAGAGGAAGATTATGTAAAACATCACAATGCGCTATGGTATGAAGATCTAAAAAAGTAG
- a CDS encoding formate dehydrogenase accessory protein FdhE: MNLTKYVEKYPILESVAGFWENYFSCRDKLLSKLPDFISLDSIKVEEFKKAFDEGRPYLDLFKLKIYKKDLNFLAKVVKDDFGIKEKVKFDEKDLPIFDKLILSEDEIGFVKLIVYSSIYSYIGEIIMKNFSLAKWYEPICPVCGSRAGMGFIEGDGKKSLVCSTCYTRWGHRRTACPVCADEEQKSMRYFSVDELPGWRVEVCEACGMYLKVLDLREKNEDTPLYPLLYLSSWDLDISVKDLNFRPSWFKIFYAASWLNK, encoded by the coding sequence ATGAATTTAACAAAATATGTAGAAAAGTACCCAATATTAGAATCTGTTGCTGGGTTTTGGGAAAACTATTTTTCTTGTAGAGATAAGTTGTTATCTAAACTACCTGATTTTATTTCATTAGATAGCATTAAAGTTGAAGAATTTAAAAAAGCCTTTGATGAAGGCAGACCGTATTTAGATTTATTTAAGCTAAAGATATATAAGAAGGATCTAAATTTTTTGGCAAAAGTTGTAAAAGATGATTTTGGCATAAAAGAAAAGGTAAAGTTTGATGAAAAGGATTTACCGATATTTGACAAATTAATTTTATCTGAGGATGAAATAGGCTTTGTAAAGCTAATCGTTTATTCTTCAATTTATTCATATATTGGCGAGATAATAATGAAAAACTTTAGTCTTGCAAAGTGGTATGAGCCTATTTGCCCTGTTTGCGGTTCAAGAGCTGGCATGGGATTTATAGAGGGGGATGGAAAGAAGAGCCTGGTATGCTCTACTTGTTATACCAGGTGGGGACACAGGAGGACAGCTTGCCCTGTATGTGCTGATGAAGAACAAAAGTCAATGAGATATTTTAGCGTAGATGAGCTTCCTGGGTGGAGAGTAGAGGTTTGCGAGGCTTGTGGGATGTATTTAAAGGTTTTGGATTTAAGAGAAAAAAATGAGGATACGCCCCTTTATCCTTTGCTTTATCTTTCGAGCTGGGATCTGGACATTTCAGTGAAGGACTTAAATTTCAGACCATCCTGGTTCAAGATATTTTATGCTGCATCCTGGCTTAATAAATAA
- the fdnG gene encoding formate dehydrogenase-N subunit alpha, whose protein sequence is MGNIKRRDFLKLTFAGAAAMVMDGNIAVPARASVKPFKLKDTKVSPSVCIYCGVGCGLLVYAKDGKVVNIEGDPDNPNNEGGLCAKGATSYNVYVNPLRLKKPMYRAPGSDKWEEKSWDWTINEVAKRILKTRNETFVKEVGGVPVNRTDGLVQLGGASHDTDECYLLSKFARSLGIVYLEHQARIUHSSTVASLGPSFGRGAMTNPLTDVRNSDVIMICGGNPAENHPAIARYINMCKDSGGTVISVDPRFTRTSSLSDIYSPIRPGTDIVFFGGLINYIIQNKKYQEVYMKNYTNASWLLKPEYEFKDGHFSGWDEAKRMYNYASWGFQTGPDKKVLKDMTLQDPNCVFQRLAEHYSRYTPEVVENVAGMKKENFLKIAEVYASTGAPEKSGCLIYAMGLTQHTIGTQNIRAFCMIQLLLGNMGMAGGGVNAMRGEANVQGSTDMGLLFHTLPGYLPAPNDKLHPNLQEFIKKSIAPDSYWVNAPKFIVSMLKAWYGDAATKENNFGYDWVPKWSRPASWMHIWDNLYKNEGIKGMMIWGQNPLVSSPFADKTGKALENLEWLMQADLFETETANFWRRPHADTKNIKTEVFLLPVASMVEKDGSATNTSRWLQMRYKSVEPLYECREDSVIMHDLIHKIKDLVKADPSTPSPESILNLTWDYGGHNHSADEVFKEINGFEVATKKQVPGFAALKDDGSTTSGCWIYSGMFPPAGNLAKRRKPEKTGLGLNPEWGWAWPVNRRILYNRAGCDLEGNPWNPEKYVIKWDAGQKKWLGRDVPDFLPTKAPSDAGGTLPFIMLTGGQGRIFVPGGIVKDGPVPEHYEPIESPVANKVNPVQNNPIAVIFKSNIDKYAPLNDPKFPYICTTYRVAEHYQSGAITRKIPITVEAMPQVFAEIDPELAKELNIKDGDNVELESIRGKVKAKACVTTRVQPMTINGKKYHVVGIPWNWGFVGIDPDSGKDESFAANLVTENVGDPTSLIPESKALMINLRRA, encoded by the coding sequence ATGGGGAACATTAAAAGGAGGGACTTCTTAAAACTTACATTTGCAGGTGCTGCGGCAATGGTTATGGACGGCAATATTGCTGTGCCTGCAAGGGCTTCTGTAAAGCCCTTTAAGTTAAAAGATACTAAAGTAAGTCCTTCAGTATGTATTTATTGCGGTGTTGGCTGCGGACTATTGGTTTATGCGAAAGACGGCAAGGTAGTAAACATCGAGGGAGATCCTGATAATCCTAACAACGAAGGCGGACTTTGCGCAAAGGGTGCTACCTCATACAACGTTTATGTCAATCCTCTGAGATTGAAAAAGCCTATGTATAGGGCGCCAGGTTCTGACAAATGGGAAGAAAAAAGTTGGGATTGGACTATCAACGAAGTTGCAAAGAGGATTCTGAAAACAAGAAATGAAACCTTTGTAAAAGAAGTTGGTGGTGTTCCTGTAAATAGAACTGATGGACTTGTTCAGCTGGGCGGGGCATCTCACGATACTGATGAATGCTATCTGCTGTCTAAGTTTGCAAGGTCTCTTGGGATAGTCTATCTCGAACACCAGGCTCGTATATGACACTCTTCCACAGTGGCCAGTTTAGGCCCTAGTTTTGGAAGAGGTGCAATGACAAATCCACTAACCGATGTAAGAAATTCAGATGTTATTATGATTTGTGGTGGGAATCCTGCCGAGAATCACCCTGCTATTGCAAGATATATAAATATGTGTAAAGATTCTGGCGGGACTGTAATCTCTGTAGATCCAAGGTTTACGAGAACTTCTTCGCTATCTGACATATATTCGCCGATAAGGCCAGGCACTGACATAGTGTTTTTTGGCGGTTTAATTAATTACATTATCCAAAACAAAAAGTATCAAGAAGTTTATATGAAAAACTACACAAATGCTTCTTGGTTATTAAAGCCTGAATATGAATTTAAGGACGGACATTTTTCTGGATGGGATGAAGCAAAGAGAATGTACAATTATGCAAGCTGGGGATTCCAAACGGGGCCAGATAAAAAGGTTTTGAAAGATATGACCCTTCAGGACCCAAATTGTGTGTTTCAAAGGCTTGCAGAGCATTATTCTCGATATACGCCTGAAGTTGTAGAAAATGTAGCTGGAATGAAGAAGGAAAACTTCTTGAAAATTGCTGAGGTTTATGCTTCTACTGGAGCACCAGAAAAATCAGGTTGTTTGATATATGCTATGGGTCTAACTCAACATACTATCGGCACACAAAATATTAGGGCTTTTTGTATGATTCAGCTCTTGCTTGGAAATATGGGTATGGCTGGTGGCGGAGTAAACGCTATGAGAGGCGAGGCAAACGTTCAGGGGTCTACTGATATGGGTCTTTTGTTCCATACTTTGCCAGGTTATCTGCCAGCACCAAACGACAAATTGCATCCTAATCTTCAGGAATTTATTAAAAAATCTATCGCACCTGATAGTTACTGGGTTAACGCTCCGAAGTTTATTGTAAGCATGCTAAAGGCATGGTATGGAGATGCAGCCACAAAGGAAAACAATTTCGGATATGACTGGGTGCCAAAGTGGTCAAGGCCAGCTTCCTGGATGCACATATGGGACAACCTATATAAAAATGAAGGAATTAAGGGCATGATGATCTGGGGACAAAACCCCCTGGTATCGAGTCCATTTGCTGATAAAACCGGTAAGGCGCTCGAAAACCTTGAATGGCTGATGCAAGCAGATTTATTTGAGACTGAAACAGCTAATTTCTGGAGAAGGCCTCATGCCGATACGAAAAATATTAAGACAGAAGTATTTTTGCTGCCTGTGGCATCAATGGTAGAGAAAGACGGCTCAGCTACCAATACTTCCAGGTGGCTTCAGATGAGATATAAGTCAGTAGAGCCACTTTATGAATGCAGAGAAGATTCTGTAATAATGCACGACTTAATTCATAAAATAAAAGATCTGGTAAAGGCTGATCCGTCTACGCCAAGTCCAGAATCAATACTGAACTTAACATGGGATTACGGTGGACACAACCATAGTGCGGATGAGGTATTTAAAGAAATTAATGGCTTTGAGGTGGCAACGAAAAAACAAGTTCCAGGTTTTGCTGCGCTAAAAGATGATGGTTCTACTACAAGCGGTTGCTGGATATATTCTGGGATGTTTCCTCCTGCAGGAAATCTTGCTAAGAGGAGGAAACCAGAAAAAACTGGACTGGGACTCAATCCTGAATGGGGTTGGGCATGGCCTGTAAATAGAAGAATTCTTTACAATAGAGCTGGATGTGACCTGGAAGGCAATCCTTGGAATCCTGAAAAATATGTTATAAAGTGGGATGCTGGGCAGAAGAAGTGGCTGGGGCGAGATGTTCCTGACTTCTTACCTACAAAAGCTCCGTCAGACGCCGGAGGAACGCTGCCATTTATCATGCTTACTGGCGGACAGGGAAGAATATTTGTTCCTGGCGGTATAGTGAAAGATGGCCCTGTCCCTGAACACTATGAGCCAATTGAGTCGCCAGTTGCAAATAAAGTAAATCCTGTACAGAACAATCCAATTGCTGTGATATTTAAGTCAAACATAGACAAGTATGCCCCACTCAACGATCCAAAATTCCCATATATTTGTACTACATATAGGGTTGCAGAACATTATCAATCGGGTGCAATCACAAGAAAAATACCTATAACCGTAGAAGCTATGCCACAAGTTTTCGCTGAGATCGATCCTGAACTTGCAAAAGAGCTTAACATAAAAGATGGTGACAATGTCGAATTGGAATCCATAAGGGGCAAGGTTAAAGCTAAGGCATGTGTCACTACCAGGGTCCAGCCGATGACAATCAATGGCAAGAAATATCATGTAGTTGGTATTCCATGGAACTGGGGTTTTGTCGGTATAGATCCTGATAGCGGTAAAGACGAATCATTTGCTGCAAATCTTGTAACAGAGAATGTAGGGGATCCTACAAGCCTTATTCCAGAATCCAAAGCTTTGATGATTAACTTGAGGAGGGCCTAA